TGGCAACAAGCAAATAAAGGAGCGATTTTAACCTCATTTAGCACTGAACAAGCCATAAATAACTTTATGACAGTTCCTTTTTGGGCACAAACCTTTATGGCGGCTGCTGCAGTGATCTGTTTACCTCGACAATTTCATGTAGCAGTAGTCGATAACTTAAGCCTGTCTCATTTAAAAACCGCACGCTGGTTATTTCCCTTGTATTTGTCTCTTATTGCTATAGTTATTCCTTTGATTGCGGTTGCTGGGAAAGCCATGCTGGGCGCAGAAAGTGAGCCTGATACTTATGTACTGGGTATCGCCATTATGTCCGATTCTTTGCTGCTCAAAATGTTAGTTTTTTTAGGTGGCTTATCTGCTGCTACTGCCATGATAGTTGTTGCCACTCTGACTCTAAGTACTATGTTGACCAATGATGTCATCCTCCCAACATTACTATCTGCCAGCAAGCCTCATCAGTCTGCGCCAGATTACACTCGGCCCATTTTGTTTATCCGCAGAGGAGTCATAGCAGGGATACTTTTACTAGCTTACCTATATCAACAGCAAATGACGGGAAGTCGTTCTCTGGCTTCCATAGGTTTGATTGCTTTTTCATTAGTTATCCAATTACTCCCTGCGATTGTTGGTGGCTTGTATTGGAAGCGTGGGCACGCTCATGGCGTATATGCTGGACTCATTGTGGGTGTTGTCGTGTGGGTGCTTTGGCTGATATTACCCATGATCAATGGCGAGGCAGATCTAATATTGCAAAATACAGCCATTAGCGAAGGAGCAATACTCAGTTTGATGGCTAACGGCATTGCATATATTGCATTTTCTATTTTGTCCGAACCACGATTGATTGATCGTGTTCAGGCTGAAGCCTTTGTTACCCCGTTGAATGGGCGAAGTGAGAATATTAATAAACAAAACCATACCACTACCATAGGTGATCTTGGTACTTTATTGTCGAGATTTTTAGGCGAAAATCGCAGCCAACAATTACTGCAGGACTATCAACTGCAACACAAAGTCACTCTCGAATTAACTGACAGTCCTGATGAAATATTCTTAGTCTTTTGCGAACGCGCCTTGGGCGGAGGTATTGGTGCGTCCAGCGCTAAAGTACTTATTGACAGTATATTAAGTGGTAAACGTATGAACTTTGAAGAGGTGGTTAACTTCTTCGACGACACTACTCAAGCAATTCAATTTAACATTAGCGCTTTATTTACTTCTTTAGAAAGTTTGGAACAAGGTATAAGTGTAATTGATAAAGACCTCAATCTGGTCGCTTGGAACAAAAGTTACCTTGATTTATTTGATTATCCAAGGGAATTGATTAGTGTCGGTACACCAATAGAAACCCTGATACGTTATAATGCCGATCACGGTGAGTGTGGCGTTGGAGATATAGAGTTACTAGTACAAAAACGTTTACAACATATGAAAGTGGGCACCAGTCATCGCTTTTTACGCCAACGAAGTGATGGAAAAATGATTGAAATGGTGGGCAATCCCCTCCCTGGTGGAGGTTTTGTCACCAGTTTTAATGATGTGACTGAACACATAGAGATCCAACATGCGCTAAAGGAAGCGAATATTGATCTTGAAAACAGAATTCAAAAACGCTCCCAAGAAGTACAAACTATTAATGCAGAGTTACATACAGAAATCGCTCGACGTGGTGAAGCAGAAAAGAAACTGGTTAATGCTCGTAAAGTAGCTGAGCAAGCTAATGCCAGCAAGACCCGTTTTTTGGCGTCAGCCAGTCACGACATATTACAACCTCTAAATGCCGCCAAATTATATTTAAGTGCTATACAAGAAACACAGTTAACAGGGGATGTTAATAAACTTGTAAAAAAACTAGGTGATAGTTTAAATGCTAGTGAAGTGTTGATCGGTACTTTATTAGATATCGCTCGGCTTGACCAAGGAGAGATGCAACCTAAAATGAGCTCCATAGCGTTACTGCCTTTAATTAGGCCGCTTATGGAAGAATTCAATATGTGCGCACAAGCAAAGGGACTAAATTTACATGGCCGACTACAAGACCTATGGGTGCAGAGCGATCGTACCTACTTGTACCGAATACTGCAAAATTTACTGTCCAATGCCATTAAATATACTCATAAGGGCAAAGTTTTACTTAGCGTACGTAAACGTCAGACGAGTGTTCTGATCCAAGTCTGGGATACTGGATGTGGAATTGACGATATTGAGCAAGACAAAATATTTGCAGATTTTTACCGTATAAAAGACCATTCCGAACAGGGAGTTGGCTTAGGGCTTGGTGTTGTTGCTAGGCTAAGTGAACAGCTAGATGTCCCCTTAACGGTAAGATCTGTGCTGGGTAAAGGAAGTTGTTTTTCTATTCTATTACCCCGTATTAATGCACAAACATCACAGATGCTTGAACAAAAGCCTAAATCGTCTCAGGCCTTAGCAAGCCTTAGGGTACTTTGTGTAGATGATAAACTAGAAAACCTTGACGGGATGAATGCTTTATTAAGCAAGTGGTCGGTAAATTTTACGGGAGCCCGTGGTACTCAGGAAGCTTTTAAAACTCTTGATAATTCCATCCCCCAAGTATTAATAATGGATTATCATTTGCAGGAGGATTACAACGGTTTGCAATTAATCGAACTTATTCGTGAAAAATTGGATTATGCTATTCCAGCGATACTGGTCACAGCAAATGAACAGGAAGATATCCACACTCGTTGTACTGAAGCCAATTGTGCTTATCTAAATAAACCAGTTAAACCGGCTAAGTTGAGAGCTCTGTTACAGGCGGCGCTAATTCAAGTTGCGAAGCAATAAGCACAGCTTGAGTCCGGTTATTGATATGTAATTTTTTGAAAATTGCGGTGACATGGGCTTTAACTGTTGCCGTAGCAATATTCAGATTGTAGCCAATTTGTTTATTTAATAATCCGTCACGCATATAACATAGCACTTTATACTGGGCTGGGGTCAGGCTGGATACCTTATCAGCCAACTCGGTAAATTCACTGTCTAATTCAACTTCGCTTGCCGCAAAACTTTCTGGCAACCACACATCACCTTCAAGCATAGTATTAACTGCTTCGGCAATTTGTGCCGCGCCGGTTGTTTTTGGTATAAAACCCAATGCCCCTAGATTAATAACTTTAGACACAATATTTTTGTCTTCTATACCTGATATCACGGTAACTGGGAGGTCTGCAAATAGTTTGCGTATGTGAATTAAACCGAACAAGTCGCCACTGCCCGGCATATGTAGGTCGAGTAGCAATAAATCAATATCTAGATCTTGTTGAAGAAGGCTGACAGTCTCGGTCAGATCGCTCGCTTCTATTATCTCTAAGGGGTCAAAATGGGACGCTAAGGCACTACTAAGAGCGTCACGATATAATGGATGATCATCAGCAATTAGTAGCCTTAGCATAGTGTTCCCATAAAGTTATCGTTTTATTATTTATTCAACCTTTGTTGGATCAGTGTATCAACAACTGATGGGTCTGCCAATGTCGATGTATCACCTAATTGTTCATATTCGTTAGCAGCAATTTTACGCAAAATTCTGCGCATGATTTTCCCCGATCGGGTTTTGGGTAATGCATGAGTCCACTGAATCAAATCAGGTGTGGCAATTGGACTAAGTTCTTTACGGACCCAATTGATCACATCTTTGGTAAGCGCATCATCACATACTACGCCCTCAATTGGCGTGACATAAACGTAGATCCCTTGGCCTTTTATATTATGGGGATAACCCACAACAGCTGCTTCTGCAATGGCTTCATGTGAAACTAAAGCACTTTCAATTTCAGCCGTACCTAGACGGTGGCCAGAGACATTCAGAACATCGTCTACTCGTCCAGTAATCCAATAGTAGCCATCTTCATCTCGCCTAGCCCCATCCCCAGTGAAATAGTTACCTTTATAAGTGGTGAAATAAGTTTGAATAAAACGTTGGTGATCACCATAAACAGTTCGCGCTTGTCCAGGCCAGCTATCTTTTATTATCAAATTACCTTCTGTCGCTCCTTCTAGTTCTGTGCCCTCACTGTCAACCAATGCAGGTTGAATACCAAACAATGGACGTGTTGCAGAACCAGGTTTTAAAGGGGTGATACTTGGTAAAGGTGAAATCATCAATCCACCTGTTTCAGTTTGCCACCAAGTATCAACAATAGGACATCGTCCTTTGCCAATTTTTTCGTAATACCAATTCCATGCTTCAGGGTTAATCGGCTCACCAACGGTTCCCAATAAACGCAGAGATTCTCCGCTGATCCCCTGTGCCGCACGATCACCTTGGGCCATCAATGCTCGAATAGCAGTGGGAGCCGTATATAAAATATTAACTTTGTGTTTATCGACAATTTGCCCTATCCGGCGAACATCCGGATAGGTAGGCACACCTTCAAATAGTAAAGTTGTTGCTCCATTTGCCAATGGCCCGTAAATCATATAACTATGACCTGTTATCCATCCAACATCAGCTGCGGACCAAAAAACTTCACCTTTGTGATAGTCGAATACATATTCGTGTGTCATGGCTGCGTATAACAAATAACCACCTGTCGTATGCACCACCCCTTTAGGCTGCCCGGTTGAACCTGAGGTATACAGAATAAATAAAGGATCTTCAGCATTCATGACTTCTGGTTCACACTCAGCGGGACAATCTGCTACAAGTTCATGCCACCAGAAATCTTTTGCATGCCAATCTACCTCTGAACCAACATGTTTAAACACAACAACATGTTCCAAAGTTGCGCATTCATGCTCTTCAAGTGCCACATCAACATTCGCTTTTAATGGTACCGTTTTGCCTGCACGCATACCTTGATCGGCGGTTATTAAGACTTTTGCGCCACAGTTTTCGATACGATCTGCAATTGAGTTTGGGGAAAACCCACCAAAAATAACTGAATGCACCGCCCCTATTCTTGCACATGCCAGCATTGCATAAGCAGCTTGAGGAACCATAGGCATATAAATAGCCACACGATCGCCCTTTACTACGCCTAATTTTTTTAGTCCATTTGCTAGTTTTGACACTTCGTCGTGTAAGCTTTGGTAACTAATTAACTCACAGGACTGAGGATCATCTCCTTCCCAAATGATGGCAGTAACATGACTGCGGTTTTCAAGATGACGGTCAATGCAGTTATAAGATACATTAAGCTGACCATCCTCGAACCATTTGATAGATAAGTTATTTGGGTCGAAAGAAGTGTTTTTAATAATAGAGGGGGCTTTGTACCAGTCTAATCTTTTCGCTTGTTCAGCCCAAAATTCATCTGGTGATTTCACCGACTGTTTATAGAGTTCAAGATAAGCTTGTTCGGTTAAATGACTATTTATTTTTGCCTGTTCAGGCACCGGATATATTTTTTCTACCATGTCTACATTCCATATTCTGTATAAATTTCATTGAGATACTTTATTCTCATCAGAAAACATGGAAATGGGACTTTAGTCTTATAGACCATGAGCTTATATGCAATTTGATAATTCTGGTTCAAAGTTTACAAAGATTTAACACTCTAGGACAAACACATGAATAACATCATAAAGAAAAGCACAGCACTTGGTCTATTGCTTGTGGGTACTCAGCTCATTAGTTCAACGGCCAATGCAGCGCCATTCGAAATAGACTTCAAAAATGGTAACAAGATCAAGTTTGGCGGCTATTTAAAAGCTGATGCACGATATGTCAGTGGAGATTTAAATTACCAGGATTATTGGATAGGCAATAATCCTGGGGCAGTAGATACTTCTAAACTGGGATTAAATATAAAAGAAAGCCGCTTCAACATTTCTTATATTCATGGTGATTGGACTGGCTTTGTTGAAATGGATTTTTACGGTGGCGGCGGGAACGAAATTATTAGTAATTCTGTGAACCCACGTTTACGTCATGCTTTCGTAAAAAACAAAAACTGGTTAATCGGTCAAACATGGTCAACTTTTATGCCTCTAGCTGCTTTGGTTGAATCTTTAGATTTTGGTGGACCAATGGTTGCAGAAGGATTTATAAGACAAGTGCAGATCCGATATTCCGTTGGGAATTGGCAATTTGCTTTAGAAAACTCACAGACCTTTGGAGACAATGACGGCAATGGAGTATCGGGCAATGTTGGCGTAACTGGCAGCAATAATGATCCAGATAGTAAGATGCCAGATTTTGTAGCCAGATATAACTTTCAAGGTGATTGGGGACAAGCGAGCGTAGCAGGATTATTAAGAAAAGTAGACCAAGGTGGAATCGATGCCACAGCGACAGCGATTAGCCTTTCCGGTAAAATAAACTCAATTGGTAAAGACGATATTCGTTTTCAGTTAACACTTGGCGAATCAGGTCGTTACGCCGGAATCACGTTAGCTACAGATATTGTTGTTGACCCAATAAGCAATGAAACAAAAACAGAGGACACAACGGCTTGGTATGTTGGATATAGAAGAATGTGGAGCGATGAGTATCGCAGTACAATTTTTTACGGTAATGGTGAAACCGATATTCTAGGACATGACCGTTCTCATTACGCTGTTAACCTTATCAGGCAATACAC
The sequence above is a segment of the Paraglaciecola sp. L3A3 genome. Coding sequences within it:
- the acs gene encoding acetate--CoA ligase, which encodes MVEKIYPVPEQAKINSHLTEQAYLELYKQSVKSPDEFWAEQAKRLDWYKAPSIIKNTSFDPNNLSIKWFEDGQLNVSYNCIDRHLENRSHVTAIIWEGDDPQSCELISYQSLHDEVSKLANGLKKLGVVKGDRVAIYMPMVPQAAYAMLACARIGAVHSVIFGGFSPNSIADRIENCGAKVLITADQGMRAGKTVPLKANVDVALEEHECATLEHVVVFKHVGSEVDWHAKDFWWHELVADCPAECEPEVMNAEDPLFILYTSGSTGQPKGVVHTTGGYLLYAAMTHEYVFDYHKGEVFWSAADVGWITGHSYMIYGPLANGATTLLFEGVPTYPDVRRIGQIVDKHKVNILYTAPTAIRALMAQGDRAAQGISGESLRLLGTVGEPINPEAWNWYYEKIGKGRCPIVDTWWQTETGGLMISPLPSITPLKPGSATRPLFGIQPALVDSEGTELEGATEGNLIIKDSWPGQARTVYGDHQRFIQTYFTTYKGNYFTGDGARRDEDGYYWITGRVDDVLNVSGHRLGTAEIESALVSHEAIAEAAVVGYPHNIKGQGIYVYVTPIEGVVCDDALTKDVINWVRKELSPIATPDLIQWTHALPKTRSGKIMRRILRKIAANEYEQLGDTSTLADPSVVDTLIQQRLNK
- a CDS encoding response regulator transcription factor, encoding MLRLLIADDHPLYRDALSSALASHFDPLEIIEASDLTETVSLLQQDLDIDLLLLDLHMPGSGDLFGLIHIRKLFADLPVTVISGIEDKNIVSKVINLGALGFIPKTTGAAQIAEAVNTMLEGDVWLPESFAASEVELDSEFTELADKVSSLTPAQYKVLCYMRDGLLNKQIGYNLNIATATVKAHVTAIFKKLHINNRTQAVLIASQLELAPPVTELST
- a CDS encoding PAS-domain containing protein is translated as MVIGWVILAIGYLAALFWIARWGDGHSGLAKIITSHPVIYSLALAIYCTAWTFFGSVGEASRNTWNYLPILLGPTLLYLFAYRFLLKLTGVSKKQHITTIADFISSRYGKRQLVALLVTIIALLATIPYIALQLKAIGSAFLLVSELHNANGIVLGVTLFIAIFSIYFGTQRTDVTEYRRGLMLAISFESLVKLFALIVVAAYGFFWWQQANKGAILTSFSTEQAINNFMTVPFWAQTFMAAAAVICLPRQFHVAVVDNLSLSHLKTARWLFPLYLSLIAIVIPLIAVAGKAMLGAESEPDTYVLGIAIMSDSLLLKMLVFLGGLSAATAMIVVATLTLSTMLTNDVILPTLLSASKPHQSAPDYTRPILFIRRGVIAGILLLAYLYQQQMTGSRSLASIGLIAFSLVIQLLPAIVGGLYWKRGHAHGVYAGLIVGVVVWVLWLILPMINGEADLILQNTAISEGAILSLMANGIAYIAFSILSEPRLIDRVQAEAFVTPLNGRSENINKQNHTTTIGDLGTLLSRFLGENRSQQLLQDYQLQHKVTLELTDSPDEIFLVFCERALGGGIGASSAKVLIDSILSGKRMNFEEVVNFFDDTTQAIQFNISALFTSLESLEQGISVIDKDLNLVAWNKSYLDLFDYPRELISVGTPIETLIRYNADHGECGVGDIELLVQKRLQHMKVGTSHRFLRQRSDGKMIEMVGNPLPGGGFVTSFNDVTEHIEIQHALKEANIDLENRIQKRSQEVQTINAELHTEIARRGEAEKKLVNARKVAEQANASKTRFLASASHDILQPLNAAKLYLSAIQETQLTGDVNKLVKKLGDSLNASEVLIGTLLDIARLDQGEMQPKMSSIALLPLIRPLMEEFNMCAQAKGLNLHGRLQDLWVQSDRTYLYRILQNLLSNAIKYTHKGKVLLSVRKRQTSVLIQVWDTGCGIDDIEQDKIFADFYRIKDHSEQGVGLGLGVVARLSEQLDVPLTVRSVLGKGSCFSILLPRINAQTSQMLEQKPKSSQALASLRVLCVDDKLENLDGMNALLSKWSVNFTGARGTQEAFKTLDNSIPQVLIMDYHLQEDYNGLQLIELIREKLDYAIPAILVTANEQEDIHTRCTEANCAYLNKPVKPAKLRALLQAALIQVAKQ
- a CDS encoding DcaP family trimeric outer membrane transporter — translated: MNNIIKKSTALGLLLVGTQLISSTANAAPFEIDFKNGNKIKFGGYLKADARYVSGDLNYQDYWIGNNPGAVDTSKLGLNIKESRFNISYIHGDWTGFVEMDFYGGGGNEIISNSVNPRLRHAFVKNKNWLIGQTWSTFMPLAALVESLDFGGPMVAEGFIRQVQIRYSVGNWQFALENSQTFGDNDGNGVSGNVGVTGSNNDPDSKMPDFVARYNFQGDWGQASVAGLLRKVDQGGIDATATAISLSGKINSIGKDDIRFQLTLGESGRYAGITLATDIVVDPISNETKTEDTTAWYVGYRRMWSDEYRSTIFYGNGETDILGHDRSHYAVNLIRQYTPNMIIGVELGKYVVDDGGLDLDSSYLQTSVKFTL